In Paractinoplanes brasiliensis, the following proteins share a genomic window:
- a CDS encoding AzlC family ABC transporter permease, translated as MRTIQRTLVRDAAAIAAAMVAVGASFGAIAIAYGLPVWVPFLMSTVVFAGGAQFLAVGLLAASPVAAVLAGLLLNARHLPFGMAIGSSMGAGRRDRLIGSHLMTDEVVAFTLAEDDPAQRRRTYWLIGITLFTSWNLGTALGVLLGSAVGDYESLGLDAAFPAALIALILPSLRDRSTRLVALTGAAVAVLATPVLPAGLPVLCALLGLLTLLRPLRTTP; from the coding sequence ATGCGTACGATACAGCGAACGCTGGTGCGCGACGCGGCAGCCATCGCGGCGGCCATGGTGGCCGTCGGCGCCTCGTTCGGGGCCATCGCCATCGCGTACGGGCTTCCCGTCTGGGTGCCGTTCCTCATGTCCACGGTCGTGTTCGCCGGGGGAGCGCAGTTCCTGGCGGTCGGCCTGCTCGCCGCCAGTCCCGTCGCCGCCGTGCTGGCCGGCCTGCTGCTCAACGCCCGCCACCTGCCGTTCGGCATGGCCATCGGCAGCAGCATGGGCGCCGGCCGGCGCGACAGGCTGATCGGCAGCCACCTGATGACCGACGAGGTGGTGGCGTTCACCCTGGCCGAGGACGACCCGGCGCAGCGCCGCCGCACGTACTGGCTGATCGGCATCACCCTGTTCACGTCGTGGAACCTGGGAACCGCCCTCGGCGTGCTGCTCGGCTCCGCCGTCGGCGACTACGAGTCGCTGGGCCTCGACGCCGCGTTCCCGGCCGCGCTGATCGCCCTGATCCTGCCCTCGCTGCGCGACCGTTCCACCCGGCTCGTCGCCCTCACCGGCGCCGCCGTCGCCGTGCTGGCCACCCCCGTGCTGCCGGCCGGGCTGCCGGTGCTGTGCGCCCTGCTCGGCCTGCTCACGCTGCTGCGCCCGCTCCGGACCACCCCGTGA
- a CDS encoding helix-turn-helix domain-containing protein: MERTLQQPAPPLATIAAALRRERERAGISLAELARRAGLAKSTLSQLEAGTGNPSIETLWSLGVALGVPFSRLVEPPETQVRVIRAGQGPRLQADEADFVATLLAAGSPHARRDLYVMELKPGPARDALAHIPGSVEHIVLASGRIKVGPVGEQVELRAGDYVTFPGDVDHHYEALEPSWAVLVMEHR, encoded by the coding sequence ATGGAGCGAACATTGCAGCAGCCCGCGCCTCCGCTCGCCACGATCGCCGCCGCCCTGCGCCGGGAGCGGGAGCGGGCCGGCATCTCGCTGGCCGAGCTGGCCCGCCGGGCCGGGCTGGCCAAGTCGACGCTGTCGCAGCTGGAGGCCGGCACCGGCAACCCCAGCATCGAGACCCTGTGGTCGCTCGGAGTGGCGCTCGGCGTGCCGTTCAGCCGCCTGGTCGAGCCGCCCGAGACCCAGGTACGGGTGATCCGGGCCGGTCAGGGGCCACGACTGCAGGCCGACGAGGCCGACTTCGTGGCGACTCTGCTCGCCGCCGGGTCGCCACACGCCCGCCGCGACCTGTACGTGATGGAGCTCAAGCCCGGCCCGGCCCGCGACGCGCTGGCCCACATCCCGGGCAGCGTCGAGCACATCGTGCTGGCGTCCGGCCGGATCAAGGTGGGCCCGGTCGGCGAGCAGGTCGAGCTGAGGGCGGGCGACTACGTGACCTTCCCCGGCGACGTCGACCACCACTACGAGGCCCTCGAGCCGTCCTGGGCCGTCCTCGTGATGGAGCACCGCTGA
- a CDS encoding ABC transporter ATP-binding protein — translation MIEMRELRKTFAVRVKTGRFRREKRLLAAVDGVSLSIAAGEMVGYIGPNGAGKSTTLKMLTGVLAPSGGEVSVCGLSPVPQRTRLALRIGVVFGQRSQLWWDLPLRDSFRLLRHVYRVPAADHESRLRRCRDLLDLDEFLDTPVRQLSLGQRMRGELTAALLHGPEVLFLDEPTIGLDVVSKQAVRSFLGELGRAGDTTLVLTTHDLADIERLCKRLIVIDHGRVVHDGTIEDLHSRYGSRRRLVADLESPLPPDFALPGATLISAEAEGHRVTFALESIAAGSAVAALVNAAPVRDLSVVEPDIEDVVARLYTDAR, via the coding sequence ATGATCGAGATGCGGGAACTGCGCAAAACCTTCGCCGTACGGGTCAAAACAGGCCGTTTCCGCCGTGAGAAACGCCTGCTCGCGGCGGTCGACGGGGTCAGCCTGTCGATAGCCGCGGGTGAAATGGTGGGTTATATCGGCCCGAACGGCGCGGGCAAGTCGACCACTCTCAAGATGCTGACCGGCGTGCTCGCCCCGTCCGGCGGCGAGGTCTCGGTGTGCGGGCTGAGCCCGGTGCCGCAGCGGACCAGGCTGGCCCTGCGGATCGGCGTCGTGTTCGGGCAGCGTTCCCAGCTGTGGTGGGATCTGCCGTTGCGCGACTCGTTCCGGCTGCTCCGCCACGTTTATCGGGTGCCCGCCGCAGATCACGAGTCCCGCCTGCGCCGCTGCCGTGACCTGCTCGACCTCGACGAGTTCCTGGACACCCCCGTACGCCAGCTCTCGCTCGGCCAGCGCATGCGCGGCGAACTGACGGCCGCCCTGCTGCACGGCCCCGAGGTGCTGTTCCTCGACGAGCCGACGATCGGGCTCGACGTGGTCAGCAAGCAGGCGGTGCGCTCGTTCCTCGGCGAGCTGGGCCGGGCCGGCGACACCACGCTGGTGCTCACCACGCACGACCTGGCCGACATCGAGCGACTCTGCAAGCGGCTGATCGTCATCGACCACGGCCGGGTGGTGCACGACGGAACGATCGAGGACCTTCATTCCCGGTACGGGTCGAGGCGTCGCCTGGTCGCCGACCTGGAATCGCCGCTGCCGCCGGACTTCGCGCTGCCCGGCGCCACCCTGATCTCGGCCGAGGCCGAGGGTCACCGGGTCACGTTCGCGCTGGAGTCGATCGCGGCCGGTTCGGCGGTGGCGGCCCTGGTCAACGCGGCCCCCGTACGGGATCTGTCCGTCGTTGAACCCGATATCGAGGACGTGGTGGCCCGCCTCTACACCGACGCGCGCTGA
- a CDS encoding ABC transporter permease, translated as MADLKPYAALIGGRFRSATTYRASFAVELLTNAGATAVDVSTIFVLFHAAKVVGGFTLGEALLMTGLTASGFVLADLTVGNIDQLKTYVRMGTLDSVLVRPLGILPQLVIADLPLRKLMRFVVGLAVLVVAVASNDIAWTAGNVVLLIVAPLAGAVFFGSIFVLSASLAFWWVDSGEVGAAFTYGGRDFTSYPITVYGTWFRAIFAYGLGFGFVSYHPALTLLGRADPLGLPAWAGYLSPLVALAAAGIAGFVWRIGVRHYRSTGS; from the coding sequence GTGGCTGACCTCAAGCCGTACGCCGCTCTGATCGGGGGAAGGTTCCGCAGCGCCACCACGTACAGGGCCTCTTTCGCGGTGGAATTGCTCACCAACGCGGGCGCCACGGCGGTCGACGTCTCCACGATTTTCGTGCTCTTCCACGCGGCCAAGGTCGTGGGCGGGTTCACGCTCGGTGAGGCGTTGCTGATGACCGGGCTGACGGCGTCCGGCTTCGTGCTCGCGGATCTCACCGTCGGCAACATCGACCAGCTCAAGACGTACGTGCGAATGGGAACGCTGGATTCCGTGCTGGTGCGCCCCCTCGGCATCCTGCCCCAGCTGGTGATCGCCGATCTGCCGTTGCGCAAGCTGATGCGTTTCGTCGTCGGCCTCGCCGTGCTGGTCGTCGCCGTGGCGAGCAACGACATCGCCTGGACGGCCGGGAACGTCGTCCTGCTGATCGTGGCCCCGCTCGCCGGCGCCGTCTTCTTCGGGTCGATCTTCGTGCTGAGCGCCAGCCTCGCGTTCTGGTGGGTCGACTCGGGCGAGGTCGGGGCGGCTTTCACGTACGGCGGTCGCGACTTCACCTCGTACCCGATCACGGTTTACGGCACCTGGTTCCGCGCGATTTTCGCGTACGGGCTGGGGTTCGGTTTTGTGAGTTATCACCCGGCGCTGACGCTGCTCGGGCGCGCCGACCCGCTCGGTCTGCCGGCCTGGGCGGGTTACCTGTCGCCGCTGGTGGCGCTGGCCGCCGCGGGGATTGCCGGGTTCGTCTGGAGGATTGGCGTGCGGCACTACCGGAGCACCGGCTCATGA
- a CDS encoding ABC transporter permease, giving the protein MRASVATFGALMWSGFRRYATYRQATVAGSFTNIVFGFLRCYVLLAVAAGAAGGVAGGYDARQLATFVWVGQGLLNVVGLWGWNDLAERIRTGDIAADLLRPVPPVTAYLAADLGRAGYQTLTRFVPPVIVGALAFPLVAPSRWQTVPLFAASVLLAVVGCYGCRYLVNATAYWLGDARGPLMFWTLSSGVLAGLYFPLRLLPEWLTVTLWVATPIPGLLQTPLDVLVERDGPALQAGLVGLQAVWAVIMVALAGVVQRRAERKLVVQGG; this is encoded by the coding sequence ATGAGAGCCTCCGTCGCTACTTTCGGTGCATTAATGTGGTCGGGTTTCCGGCGCTACGCGACCTATCGGCAGGCAACGGTGGCCGGATCGTTCACCAACATAGTCTTCGGCTTTCTTCGCTGCTACGTGCTCCTGGCCGTTGCGGCGGGGGCAGCCGGGGGCGTAGCGGGCGGTTACGACGCACGGCAGCTCGCCACCTTCGTCTGGGTGGGGCAGGGGTTACTGAACGTGGTCGGCTTGTGGGGCTGGAACGACCTGGCCGAGCGGATCCGGACCGGTGACATCGCCGCCGACCTGCTGCGCCCGGTCCCGCCGGTGACCGCCTATCTGGCCGCTGACCTGGGCCGCGCCGGTTATCAGACGCTGACCCGGTTCGTGCCGCCGGTGATCGTCGGGGCGCTGGCGTTTCCGCTGGTCGCGCCGTCGCGCTGGCAGACCGTGCCGCTTTTCGCGGCTTCTGTGTTGCTGGCGGTTGTCGGCTGTTACGGGTGTCGTTATCTGGTCAACGCGACCGCGTACTGGCTCGGCGACGCCCGCGGCCCGCTGATGTTCTGGACGCTCAGCTCCGGTGTGCTGGCCGGCCTGTACTTCCCGTTGCGCCTGCTCCCGGAGTGGCTGACCGTCACTCTCTGGGTGGCGACCCCGATCCCCGGACTGTTGCAGACGCCACTCGACGTGCTGGTCGAGCGGGACGGCCCGGCGCTGCAGGCGGGACTGGTCGGGTTGCAGGCGGTCTGGGCCGTGATCATGGTCGCGCTCGCGGGTGTGGTACAGCGCCGGGCCGAGCGCAAGCTGGTGGTGCAGGGTGGCTGA
- a CDS encoding WG repeat-containing protein — MSGWGAWADEPAWVYEITWEWEPQPGQRYPGDPGKRKAVHRPVYEASEAGPASAPASWSDAPQSSAGDAAGSRPGSPRPDAPRSNWPGAAGSRPDPARAGSTPGPAESTSRREEPLWNRPAGVLPEQRRGDSYRDGAQFREAQGRESGPPSGPRPPQYRAGGQVPVTPGHSSPQQGTSPRPPAARGGSAPVSPPPAASSSYYGRRQAPEQQPPVGPRPVSPSAAVYGSARPAPADAFPSRPGARPAPAPGRRDDAPFDLRPAPAERNTPAQARPAPQPTRMTPSRPGAPSPVYPQSPGQTPGQQPPDRTAGSRAPGQTAASARPPAGPAQPGANHPMSAVPDDQGPRRPAYPPRPDAVHPASAQPVPPRPQQTGYAPPGQPNTARPFSPQPPRAGHPPRPDAMGPAQPGAVRPASAPVPPRPDAVHSASAPPRPDAVHPASAQPVPPRPDTVHPASAPPRPDAAHPASAPPRPDAAHPASAQPGAPRPVSGQTASSYPASAQPYAGYPTAGHPGSSGPQPGSGQPYPTSGGPAPSHPAPGEPHTGGPGSINPRSAQPYPASDQPRRESDEYRSIEPHTGTPGSINPRSAQPYPSSDRLRRESDEYRSIEPHTGTPGSINPRSAQPYPSSDRLRRESDEYRSVEGGRGPDQLRDQGWTAPRESAADQRAIDEPGRAGDYRAEPYGAENPPAPGEVYDPSVGPVSTLPGGQPSEGIEPVTGPPSTEPRPGDATWSGSVWDRPATPESTEPVRAQGSPTVPASPAPAEPAEDAQEPHGLGWLLSQSGLGAITPLPPPNPQPVSGPPAAQPVVIEPLDNDPVSGPPLAFRPTSAQPAATDPVSAQPSGAPPVSAEPSDPRPFSAQPSATRPFSALPTAARPVSAQPTAPQQVSAQPVSTQPSATEQVSAQPSGFRPASGQPVGPEPISAQHSAPAQVPAQPTASRPVSAQPDAVEQTSTARSVPGHSGGAWPVSAQPAAGGSGWDSDGPRAGSAHPIAGGPGWADGAGSADADQDRPVSGGPGSQDWFVPSGAHPIVVPRQSQDEPTDHVSSDPATENRLYEDLPYADYDEPIAVQAVPGTTRPVSDHSVSGPSTHAQPITVEPVSTSPAEPADPQQFSARPFSARPVSAQPVSAQPVSAQPTPTPPVSARPVSARPVSAQPMSSDSMSAQPVSAEPVSAHPTSAQPVSAQPVSAQPASAQPTSAQPASAQPVSAQPTSAQPLSAQPVSAQPTSAQPASTPQTEAQPATAQPVSAAPADSRPASGQWVDRGHLDAYADQPGPERAEGRPDIAHPVSAAPFPAESEAARVTEPQADRFADTGAAPGESAETPAQPGDRTAGSYLEPEGRFEADAAEGDGEPFDAEIVEPEIDDDEPAVLRAAQMAGNDDIVDAELVEDAPDSVAVRETTRAISAEAHSGEVTERVHAADDASRNGGPEDVEAGADQPDDVATPVTEPGNTGTPIDQADNTTTRADEADEDNTTTRADEADEDITPAGETDKGSAPDADVSEDSTPAEDTRSGVDPDVDATRAEDTAPAEDTGQDTAPAEDAGQDNPAAEDTSTDSPTSDNAGENTEPAEDTSRHDSATDAGTDATEAGVDAAPAGQVSQDVPAAQEASEGAKEDEDGEREDAGAQAPAYARKPIRQRREQVADPRNRRTDPEQILAAYPVTYDPLTLREQIEDDEPMWVVIDRLTDKLEYAERDADRARLLSLRAVASRLLNDLGPALEDATAALAHAEATGDLVRVATVKARLGHVLLWRGEHAEADRVFEEADSAELPARLRAEVQELAGRSAFEQGRYLEAVNHLELALDLRKGADPDLVERIELALDTITARAAKGWGPYPRTRDEIVGKPAQARPLRDDASGLWGYPGLLTPQFAQAQPFADGVAWVRRPEAQAWELIDAAGRLLVDASAGYRAAGRFSDGLAWVSRDDAGGWYAIDKQNRVIVPGGFDDARPFHNGLALVRRGGWGVVDRHARPVVLPQFRAFATMLASGEPVDGFTEEGLAVVDAGEVYGVVDRAGQLLVQPVHAALLIHPSAFLVADRFGLWGALDRRGEPLVELKYRERADVLDEIDKLIKDTRPVL; from the coding sequence ATGAGCGGCTGGGGCGCTTGGGCCGACGAGCCGGCCTGGGTCTACGAGATCACCTGGGAGTGGGAGCCACAGCCCGGGCAGCGCTACCCGGGCGACCCGGGCAAGCGCAAGGCGGTGCACCGGCCGGTCTACGAGGCGTCCGAGGCGGGGCCGGCCTCGGCGCCGGCCTCCTGGTCCGACGCGCCGCAGTCGTCCGCCGGGGACGCTGCCGGCTCGCGCCCGGGTTCCCCGAGGCCGGACGCGCCGCGCTCGAACTGGCCGGGTGCAGCGGGCTCGCGTCCCGATCCCGCGCGCGCGGGATCCACGCCCGGTCCGGCGGAGTCCACGTCCCGCCGGGAGGAGCCGCTGTGGAACAGGCCCGCCGGGGTGTTGCCCGAGCAGCGGCGCGGTGACTCCTACCGCGATGGTGCACAGTTCCGTGAGGCGCAGGGGCGCGAGTCCGGGCCGCCTTCCGGGCCGCGTCCACCGCAGTATCGGGCCGGTGGCCAGGTTCCCGTGACTCCCGGTCACTCCTCCCCGCAGCAGGGCACTTCACCTCGCCCGCCGGCCGCTCGGGGTGGCTCGGCGCCGGTTTCCCCGCCGCCCGCGGCATCCAGCTCGTATTACGGCCGTCGGCAGGCACCGGAGCAGCAGCCCCCGGTCGGGCCGCGCCCCGTGTCCCCGTCCGCCGCCGTGTACGGAAGTGCCCGCCCGGCCCCGGCCGACGCCTTCCCGTCCCGGCCCGGCGCGCGCCCAGCCCCGGCCCCCGGCCGGCGCGACGACGCCCCGTTCGACCTGCGCCCGGCCCCGGCCGAGCGCAACACCCCGGCCCAGGCCCGTCCCGCGCCGCAGCCGACCAGGATGACGCCGTCGCGGCCCGGGGCTCCCTCGCCGGTGTACCCGCAGTCACCGGGCCAGACGCCCGGACAGCAGCCGCCGGACCGGACTGCCGGGTCGCGGGCGCCGGGTCAGACGGCGGCATCCGCGCGCCCGCCGGCCGGGCCGGCCCAGCCCGGGGCGAACCACCCGATGTCCGCCGTGCCGGACGACCAGGGTCCCCGCCGGCCCGCCTATCCGCCGCGGCCCGACGCCGTCCACCCGGCCTCGGCCCAGCCTGTTCCGCCGCGGCCGCAGCAGACCGGCTATGCGCCTCCGGGACAGCCGAACACCGCCCGTCCGTTCTCGCCGCAGCCGCCACGCGCGGGCCACCCGCCACGGCCGGACGCGATGGGCCCGGCCCAGCCGGGTGCCGTACGCCCGGCCTCCGCACCCGTGCCACCACGGCCAGACGCCGTCCACTCGGCATCCGCGCCGCCACGACCGGACGCCGTCCACCCGGCTTCCGCGCAACCCGTGCCACCACGACCGGACACTGTTCATCCGGCTTCCGCGCCGCCACGACCGGACGCCGCCCACCCGGCATCCGCGCCGCCACGACCGGACGCCGCCCACCCGGCATCCGCGCAACCCGGGGCGCCGCGGCCGGTGTCGGGGCAAACCGCGAGCAGCTATCCGGCATCCGCCCAGCCGTATGCGGGCTACCCGACGGCGGGTCACCCCGGTTCCTCGGGGCCTCAGCCGGGTTCCGGGCAGCCCTACCCGACTTCGGGCGGGCCTGCGCCGTCGCATCCCGCGCCCGGCGAGCCGCACACCGGCGGCCCGGGAAGCATCAACCCCCGTTCCGCACAGCCCTACCCGGCATCCGACCAGCCGCGCCGGGAAAGCGACGAATACCGCTCGATCGAGCCGCACACCGGCACCCCGGGAAGCATCAACCCGCGTTCCGCACAGCCCTACCCGTCGTCCGACCGGCTGCGCCGGGAAAGCGACGAATACCGCTCGATCGAGCCGCACACCGGCACCCCGGGAAGCATCAACCCGCGTTCCGCACAGCCCTACCCGTCGTCCGACCGGCTGCGCCGGGAAAGCGACGAATACCGCTCGGTCGAGGGTGGGCGAGGCCCGGATCAGCTCCGTGACCAGGGCTGGACCGCGCCGCGTGAGAGTGCGGCCGATCAGCGGGCGATCGACGAGCCGGGCCGGGCCGGGGACTACCGTGCCGAGCCCTACGGCGCTGAGAACCCTCCGGCGCCGGGCGAGGTCTACGACCCGTCGGTCGGGCCGGTGTCGACGCTTCCGGGCGGGCAGCCGTCCGAGGGCATCGAACCGGTGACAGGCCCGCCGAGCACGGAGCCGCGCCCCGGCGACGCCACCTGGAGCGGCTCGGTGTGGGATCGCCCCGCCACGCCGGAAAGCACCGAACCCGTCCGTGCCCAGGGCTCACCCACGGTCCCCGCGTCCCCGGCCCCCGCCGAACCGGCCGAGGACGCCCAAGAACCCCACGGCCTGGGCTGGCTGCTGTCCCAGAGCGGCCTCGGCGCGATCACGCCCTTGCCTCCGCCGAACCCCCAGCCGGTCAGCGGGCCCCCGGCGGCCCAGCCGGTCGTCATCGAGCCCCTCGACAACGACCCGGTCTCCGGGCCACCGCTCGCCTTCCGGCCGACATCGGCGCAGCCCGCCGCCACCGACCCGGTCTCCGCGCAGCCGTCCGGCGCGCCGCCGGTCTCGGCAGAGCCGTCCGACCCCCGGCCGTTCTCCGCCCAGCCGTCCGCGACCCGGCCGTTCTCCGCACTTCCGACTGCGGCCCGGCCGGTCTCGGCGCAACCGACCGCGCCCCAGCAAGTTTCCGCGCAGCCGGTCTCGACGCAGCCGTCCGCGACCGAGCAGGTCTCGGCGCAGCCGTCCGGGTTCCGGCCGGCCTCGGGACAGCCCGTCGGTCCGGAGCCGATCTCGGCCCAGCACTCCGCGCCGGCCCAGGTGCCGGCTCAGCCGACGGCGTCCCGGCCGGTGTCCGCGCAGCCTGATGCCGTTGAGCAGACGTCCACTGCGCGGTCGGTCCCCGGGCATTCTGGTGGGGCATGGCCGGTCTCGGCCCAGCCCGCTGCGGGCGGCTCGGGGTGGGACAGCGACGGCCCGCGAGCCGGATCGGCACACCCGATCGCCGGTGGGCCGGGGTGGGCCGACGGTGCGGGGTCAGCGGACGCTGACCAGGATCGGCCGGTCAGCGGCGGGCCGGGATCGCAGGACTGGTTCGTGCCCTCGGGTGCGCACCCCATCGTGGTTCCCCGGCAGAGCCAGGACGAGCCCACCGATCATGTTTCCTCGGATCCGGCGACGGAGAACCGGTTGTACGAGGACCTGCCCTACGCCGACTACGACGAGCCGATTGCCGTCCAGGCGGTTCCCGGCACGACACGCCCCGTCTCTGACCACTCGGTTTCGGGGCCGTCCACGCACGCCCAGCCGATCACCGTCGAGCCGGTTTCCACGTCTCCGGCCGAGCCCGCGGACCCACAGCAGTTCTCAGCACGGCCGTTCTCAGCGCGGCCTGTCTCAGCACAACCCGTATCGGCCCAACCTGTATCGGCCCAGCCCACGCCAACACCACCGGTGTCGGCCCGGCCGGTGTCGGCCCGGCCCGTGTCAGCGCAGCCCATGTCATCCGATTCCATGTCGGCGCAGCCCGTGTCGGCCGAGCCCGTGTCGGCGCATCCCACGTCGGCGCAGCCCGTATCGGCCCAGCCCGTATCGGCCCAGCCCGCATCAGCCCAGCCAACGTCGGCGCAGCCCGCGTCAGCCCAGCCGGTATCAGCCCAGCCAACGTCGGCGCAGCCCCTATCAGCCCAGCCCGTATCAGCCCAGCCAACGTCGGCACAGCCCGCATCAACCCCGCAGACGGAAGCACAGCCCGCCACGGCGCAGCCGGTTTCCGCAGCGCCCGCCGACTCGCGGCCGGCTTCGGGTCAGTGGGTCGATCGTGGGCACCTGGACGCGTACGCGGATCAGCCGGGACCGGAGCGAGCTGAAGGCCGGCCGGACATTGCCCACCCCGTCTCCGCGGCGCCGTTCCCCGCCGAGTCCGAGGCCGCGCGGGTCACTGAGCCGCAAGCAGACCGGTTCGCCGACACTGGCGCTGCTCCGGGCGAGTCGGCCGAGACGCCGGCCCAGCCGGGCGACCGCACCGCCGGGAGCTACTTGGAGCCGGAAGGCCGATTCGAGGCCGACGCGGCTGAGGGAGACGGCGAGCCGTTCGACGCCGAGATCGTCGAACCGGAGATCGACGACGATGAGCCGGCCGTCCTGCGCGCCGCCCAGATGGCCGGCAACGACGACATTGTGGACGCCGAGCTTGTCGAGGACGCCCCCGACTCCGTCGCCGTCCGGGAGACGACGCGCGCCATCTCGGCCGAGGCTCACAGCGGTGAGGTCACCGAGCGGGTTCACGCGGCCGATGACGCGTCCCGAAACGGCGGGCCGGAAGACGTCGAGGCGGGGGCCGACCAGCCGGACGACGTTGCCACGCCGGTCACGGAACCGGGCAACACCGGCACGCCAATCGACCAAGCGGACAACACCACTACGCGGGCCGACGAAGCGGACGAGGACAACACCACTACGCGGGCTGACGAAGCGGACGAGGACATCACGCCGGCCGGGGAAACGGACAAGGGCAGCGCACCCGACGCGGATGTGAGCGAGGACTCCACACCCGCCGAGGACACGCGGTCAGGCGTGGACCCGGACGTGGACGCTACGCGCGCCGAAGACACCGCGCCGGCCGAGGACACGGGCCAGGACACCGCGCCGGCCGAGGACGCGGGCCAGGACAACCCGGCGGCCGAGGACACGAGCACAGACAGCCCGACCTCCGACAACGCCGGCGAGAACACCGAGCCGGCCGAGGACACGAGCCGGCACGACTCGGCAACGGACGCGGGCACGGACGCCACCGAAGCAGGCGTGGACGCGGCGCCGGCCGGGCAGGTGAGCCAGGACGTTCCGGCTGCCCAAGAGGCGAGCGAAGGCGCGAAAGAGGACGAGGACGGGGAACGCGAGGACGCGGGTGCGCAGGCTCCGGCGTACGCGCGAAAGCCCATCAGGCAGCGGCGCGAGCAGGTGGCCGACCCGCGCAACCGCAGGACCGACCCGGAGCAGATCCTCGCGGCCTACCCGGTGACCTACGACCCGCTGACCCTGCGCGAGCAGATCGAGGACGACGAGCCCATGTGGGTGGTCATCGACCGGCTCACCGACAAGCTGGAGTACGCCGAGCGGGACGCCGACCGGGCACGGCTGCTGAGTTTGCGCGCGGTGGCTTCGCGGCTGCTCAACGACCTCGGCCCGGCGCTGGAGGACGCGACGGCGGCGCTCGCCCATGCCGAGGCGACCGGCGATCTCGTACGGGTGGCGACCGTCAAGGCGCGTCTCGGGCACGTGCTGCTGTGGCGTGGGGAGCACGCCGAGGCCGATCGGGTTTTCGAGGAGGCTGATTCGGCCGAGCTGCCGGCCCGGTTGCGCGCCGAGGTGCAGGAGCTGGCCGGGCGGTCGGCGTTCGAGCAGGGGCGTTACCTGGAGGCCGTCAACCACCTGGAGCTCGCCCTTGACCTGCGGAAGGGCGCCGACCCGGACCTCGTCGAGCGGATCGAGCTGGCCCTCGACACGATCACCGCGCGAGCGGCGAAGGGCTGGGGGCCGTACCCGCGGACCCGCGACGAGATCGTGGGCAAGCCGGCGCAGGCGCGGCCGTTGCGGGACGACGCGTCGGGGCTGTGGGGCTATCCGGGGTTGCTGACGCCGCAGTTCGCTCAGGCGCAGCCGTTCGCGGACGGCGTGGCGTGGGTGCGCCGGCCGGAGGCGCAGGCCTGGGAGCTGATCGACGCGGCGGGGCGGCTGCTCGTGGACGCGTCGGCCGGGTACCGGGCGGCGGGCCGGTTCTCGGACGGGCTGGCCTGGGTGTCGCGGGACGACGCGGGCGGCTGGTACGCGATCGACAAGCAGAACCGGGTGATCGTGCCGGGCGGGTTCGACGACGCGCGGCCGTTCCACAACGGGCTGGCGCTGGTGCGGCGGGGCGGCTGGGGCGTGGTCGACCGGCACGCCCGGCCGGTGGTGCTGCCGCAGTTCCGGGCGTTCGCGACCATGCTGGCCTCGGGCGAGCCGGTGGACGGTTTCACCGAGGAGGGCCTGGCCGTGGTCGACGCGGGCGAGGTGTACGGGGTGGTCGACCGGGCCGGGCAGTTGCTGGTGCAGCCGGTGCACGCCGCCCTGCTCATCCACCCGTCGGCGTTCCTGGTGGCCGACCGGTTCGGGTTGTGGGGCGCGCTCGACCGCAGGGGTGAGCCGCTGGTCGAGCTGAAGTACCGGGAGCGGGCCGACGTGCTCGACGAGATCGACAAGTTGATCAAGGACACTCGTCCCGTCCTCTGA